The segment GAATATAACGATGAATTCGAACGAAATTATTCTTTTCACTGGCAGGACTCCCAGGGAACATTTTTATTGCGCTGGGATAATGCACCTCATCATAAACATTTGAAAACATATCCTAGCCATATGCACAAGAATGATCTCATTGAAGAAAGTGACGTTATTTCACTCAAAGACGTTTTGAAGTATATAACATCCTGTATTTGATTATCATGGCGGGGTCAGACTAAACCCCTGCCTCCTGTTCTGAAAGGGGCGCGACA is part of the Desulfotignum phosphitoxidans DSM 13687 genome and harbors:
- a CDS encoding toxin-antitoxin system TumE family protein, with the translated sequence MLIDSSVLHVREYNDEFERNYSFHWQDSQGTFLLRWDNAPHHKHLKTYPSHMHKNDLIEESDVISLKDVLKYITSCI